Proteins from one Ketobacter alkanivorans genomic window:
- a CDS encoding DUF3369 domain-containing protein: protein MTDDSLLFAEDEPTPATVNVEESPIRPWNILIIDDEEEVHKVSKLVLGKIRFDKRPLNFLHAYSATEAKAILSSRNDIALALVDVVMETDHAGLDLVTWIRRELRNTQTRLVLRTGQPGQAPEHQVIEDYDINDYKDKTELTDIKMKTLMYAALRSYRDIITIERSRRGLERVITATSTIYQNFSMESFASAVLEQISNLLYIEHDSIYASAVRAMAASHGKNADSYEVIATTGNIAEMMAKSSNHAIPDDIVKGFDQVLSAQKSMYINNCFFGYFITKQGNEHLLYVCPGNNLSELELHLLEIYSNNVAIALENRNLHQEIESTQRELIYRLGEAVEKRSRETGGHVKRVALISELLAQKYGMDDIVSNHIKLASPLHDIGKIAIPDDILNKPGKFEPSEWETMKTHAHIGYEMLSNSKKPLLNMAAIIAREHHENWDGSGYPNGLSGDQINIAGRITALADVFDALGSKRCYKEPWPIDEIQKEIRALSGIKFDPKLVDILLDNINEFSVFREDYPD from the coding sequence ATGACGGACGACAGCCTGCTGTTTGCAGAGGATGAACCAACGCCCGCCACGGTAAACGTTGAAGAATCGCCGATTAGACCGTGGAACATCTTGATCATTGATGATGAAGAGGAAGTCCACAAAGTTTCCAAATTGGTGTTAGGCAAGATTCGCTTCGACAAACGCCCGCTGAATTTTCTCCACGCCTATTCTGCCACCGAGGCAAAAGCCATTTTGTCGTCACGGAATGATATCGCCCTTGCCTTGGTGGATGTGGTTATGGAAACGGACCACGCCGGCCTGGATCTGGTGACCTGGATTCGCCGAGAGCTGCGCAACACCCAAACGCGACTGGTGTTACGAACCGGGCAGCCCGGGCAGGCCCCCGAGCACCAAGTGATCGAAGATTACGACATCAATGATTACAAAGACAAAACCGAACTCACCGACATAAAAATGAAAACCCTGATGTATGCTGCGCTGCGCTCATATCGGGATATCATCACCATTGAGCGCAGCCGACGTGGGCTGGAACGGGTCATCACCGCCACCTCAACAATCTATCAAAACTTCTCGATGGAATCGTTTGCCTCTGCGGTTCTGGAGCAAATCAGTAATCTGCTGTATATCGAACACGATTCAATTTATGCCTCTGCCGTGAGAGCCATGGCAGCCAGCCACGGCAAAAACGCCGACAGTTATGAAGTTATCGCCACTACCGGCAATATCGCTGAGATGATGGCCAAGTCCTCCAACCATGCGATTCCCGATGATATAGTGAAAGGTTTCGATCAAGTGCTGAGCGCCCAAAAAAGCATGTACATCAACAATTGCTTCTTTGGTTACTTTATTACTAAGCAAGGTAACGAGCACTTACTGTATGTATGCCCCGGCAACAACCTGAGCGAACTTGAGCTGCACCTGCTGGAGATTTATTCCAACAACGTTGCCATTGCATTGGAAAACCGCAATTTGCACCAGGAGATAGAATCCACCCAGCGTGAACTGATTTATCGACTGGGAGAAGCCGTAGAAAAACGCTCAAGAGAAACGGGAGGGCATGTAAAACGTGTGGCACTGATATCGGAGCTGCTGGCACAAAAATATGGCATGGATGATATCGTGTCCAACCATATAAAGCTGGCTTCACCCCTGCATGACATCGGAAAAATCGCCATTCCAGACGACATCCTCAATAAGCCGGGTAAATTCGAACCCAGCGAATGGGAGACCATGAAAACCCACGCCCACATCGGTTATGAGATGTTATCCAACTCCAAAAAGCCACTGTTGAATATGGCCGCCATCATCGCCAGGGAGCACCACGAAAACTGGGATGGCTCCGGCTATCCCAACGGTTTATCTGGTGATCAGATAAACATAGCTGGACGCATTACTGCCCTGGCGGACGTATTCGATGCACTGGGCAGTAAACGCTGCTATAAAGAGCCGTGGCCGATCGACGAGATCCAAAAAGAGATCCGCGCTCTGTCAGGCATTAAATTCGACCCCAAGCTGGTGGACATTCTGCTGGATAACATCAACGAATTCAGTGTGTTCCGAGAGGACTACCCAGACTGA
- a CDS encoding ATP-binding protein, protein MLNLNFGQKIFFSVLSVAGVSVLLISMPMLYNSANHYGEIATDHARTDSLMLSNMVAPALVFEREDMVEGILEILDQSPDVVSATVFALNPLDGSLVEFANYGDTSVTAHIALDDMFGSQVQRYDGFLVSVAPILSEQEVVGYIRLVVALTSVREHFQETLIYVLIAVVVSLFVASYLAMTSRRAIVKPIKDLNQVTQLIAETKDYSSRAVAVSEDEVGDLIQSFNAMLSVIEEYDSARKEKEAEIYQLNQDLEKKVDERTIELQNSMNVLNKTISDLRETQNKLVEQEKMASLGSLVAGVAHEINTPIGVGITASSHLSQSVADLQNKFLQGSLTKREFSESVDEMRETVLMIVKNLERSAALVKSFKMVAVDQSSDDLRSFNVKEYFENVLLSLKPKLKRTRHVVLLNVPEDLILYSSPGAMSQIITNLIMNSLIHGFEFMEAGEIEINAQQNGAEFILDYYDNGKGIPEEIQGRIFDPFVTTARNKGGSGLGTHILYNLVTQVLGGVVELKQGRSAGVHFQIRLPINSQGTMESVTRVGAQ, encoded by the coding sequence ATGCTGAATCTTAATTTCGGACAGAAAATATTTTTCAGTGTGCTTAGCGTGGCGGGCGTCAGTGTGTTGTTAATCTCAATGCCAATGCTTTATAACTCCGCGAATCATTATGGTGAGATCGCCACAGATCATGCCCGTACAGACAGTCTAATGCTGTCCAACATGGTGGCGCCCGCGTTGGTATTCGAGCGCGAGGACATGGTGGAAGGTATTTTGGAAATACTGGACCAGTCACCAGACGTTGTGTCAGCGACAGTGTTTGCGCTGAACCCCCTGGATGGCAGCCTGGTAGAATTCGCAAATTATGGGGACACCTCGGTAACTGCGCATATTGCATTGGACGATATGTTTGGCTCACAAGTACAGCGCTATGATGGCTTTTTGGTTTCGGTGGCACCGATTCTGTCCGAGCAGGAGGTAGTGGGTTATATACGATTGGTGGTTGCGTTAACCAGTGTGCGGGAGCATTTTCAGGAGACACTCATCTATGTGTTGATTGCGGTGGTGGTTTCATTATTCGTAGCTAGTTACTTGGCGATGACATCGCGCCGGGCCATTGTTAAACCCATTAAAGATTTGAATCAGGTGACACAGCTGATTGCTGAAACCAAAGATTACAGTAGCCGGGCTGTGGCGGTATCCGAAGACGAAGTGGGCGATCTTATCCAGTCTTTTAATGCCATGTTGAGTGTTATTGAGGAATATGATTCTGCACGCAAAGAAAAGGAAGCAGAGATCTATCAGCTGAATCAAGATCTTGAGAAAAAGGTGGATGAGCGCACCATTGAATTGCAGAACAGTATGAATGTGCTGAACAAAACCATTTCAGATTTGCGTGAGACACAAAACAAATTGGTTGAGCAGGAGAAAATGGCCTCGTTGGGGAGTCTGGTGGCGGGTGTAGCCCATGAAATCAATACTCCTATTGGAGTGGGTATTACGGCGTCATCGCACCTCAGTCAGTCTGTTGCAGACTTGCAGAATAAGTTCCTGCAAGGCAGCCTGACCAAGCGTGAGTTTTCTGAGTCGGTTGACGAAATGCGGGAAACCGTATTGATGATCGTGAAGAACCTCGAGCGCTCAGCGGCTTTGGTCAAGAGCTTTAAAATGGTGGCCGTAGATCAATCCTCTGATGATCTGCGCAGCTTTAATGTTAAAGAATACTTTGAAAACGTGCTGTTGTCTCTGAAGCCCAAGCTGAAACGTACCCGGCATGTGGTGCTGTTGAATGTGCCCGAGGATCTGATTTTGTACAGCTCACCAGGGGCAATGTCCCAGATCATTACCAACCTGATAATGAACTCACTTATTCATGGCTTTGAATTCATGGAGGCAGGTGAGATTGAGATTAATGCCCAGCAGAATGGGGCGGAATTTATACTGGATTACTACGATAACGGCAAAGGTATCCCCGAGGAAATTCAGGGCAGGATTTTCGACCCGTTTGTGACCACTGCACGTAACAAAGGGGGCAGCGGGTTGGGCACGCATATCCTTTACAACCTGGTTACTCAGGTGCTGGGTGGCGTGGTGGAGTTGAAGCAGGGAAGATCTGCTGGGGTTCATTTCCAAATTCGTTTGCCGATCAATTCTCAGGGAACGATGGAATCAGTAACAAGGGTAGGTGCACAATGA
- a CDS encoding DUF1569 domain-containing protein: MNRRQFVTLTGASLLSISVVPAVNAEPVSKVSGLTVADALQALDQLQKAEVSTLGKWNLFQVYTHLAQSVEYSMTGYPEQKSWLFKSTVGSLAFSVFSGKGSMNHGLDEAIPGAPALSEEGDPLQALQRLRQSLLDFIAFDGDLQPHFAYGELSKAEYEQAHVMHLNNHLDEFELG; the protein is encoded by the coding sequence ATGAATCGCAGACAATTTGTTACCCTGACCGGAGCATCCCTTTTGTCTATTTCAGTTGTTCCTGCCGTGAATGCGGAGCCGGTAAGTAAAGTGTCCGGTTTGACCGTGGCGGATGCTTTACAGGCGTTGGATCAGCTGCAGAAGGCCGAGGTTTCCACGTTGGGAAAATGGAATTTGTTTCAGGTCTACACCCACCTTGCGCAGAGCGTTGAATACTCTATGACAGGCTACCCAGAACAAAAGTCCTGGTTGTTCAAAAGCACTGTCGGCAGTTTGGCTTTTTCTGTGTTCAGCGGAAAGGGATCGATGAATCATGGGCTGGATGAGGCCATACCGGGGGCTCCGGCGCTGTCGGAGGAGGGTGACCCCCTGCAGGCATTGCAGCGTTTGCGACAATCGCTGTTGGATTTTATTGCTTTCGACGGAGACCTGCAGCCTCATTTCGCCTATGGCGAATTAAGCAAGGCTGAGTACGAACAGGCTCATGTTATGCACCTGAACAATCATCTGGATGAGTTCGAACTGGGTTGA
- a CDS encoding DUF1244 domain-containing protein, with translation MDKQTEIEAAVFRRLIQHLDNNKQVQNIELMNLAGFCRNCLAKWMVAAAEEQGVALDYDGAREQVYGMPYDQWKQQYQMEATPEQLAKFNSKNP, from the coding sequence ATGGACAAGCAAACTGAAATAGAAGCCGCTGTATTTCGTCGGCTGATACAGCATCTGGATAACAATAAGCAGGTACAGAACATCGAGCTAATGAACCTGGCGGGTTTTTGCCGTAACTGCCTGGCCAAATGGATGGTGGCCGCTGCTGAGGAGCAGGGTGTGGCGTTGGATTATGATGGTGCCAGGGAGCAGGTGTATGGCATGCCCTATGATCAATGGAAGCAGCAATATCAAATGGAAGCGACCCCAGAGCAGCTTGCTAAATTTAACAGTAAGAATCCGTAA
- a CDS encoding response regulator: MIFVSNVINLDSPLFGDEDNDTPAEKKDNASWKVLVVDDDEDVLAVTKLVFSSFRYEDRPVDVMTATSVKAAMQILEEHADIAVAFIDVVMESDHAGLDLVREIREGQRNDEIQLILRTGQPGYAPEMKVILEYGINDYRTKTELDNVKLLSCLVAGLRNHKNIVGARRAASREAIASELNEAKSLFFAQMSHDLRTPLNSILGFCQLLELTDLNAEQAEQVKLIGSSGKHLLALVNDILDLSKGEAGKIQLEHIGFSLHELVRETAKLLKNQAKEGVAFECDLDASVPDWVLGDPVRVRQILHNLLSNALKFTKQGFVKLLVEPVSDQQVQFTVTDTGMGIPSDQLSALFSAYEQADASVNRSHGGTGLGLSICKQLAELMQGSVTVNSAEGKGSTFTVVLMLPPAPEHEEAPVQAVAAVRKHHYARILVVDDDKVNRMVLQKMLERRGLAVQCANSGEQALELAHASSFDMVLMDFQMPGIGGAEAARRMRQIKRYSKVPIVALSGSGEEDMAMCFSVGMNDFMSKPVDMDELGEMVYKWLGFRTMLQ, encoded by the coding sequence ATGATCTTCGTTTCCAATGTGATTAATTTAGATTCTCCGTTGTTTGGTGATGAGGATAATGACACTCCCGCAGAAAAAAAAGACAACGCCAGTTGGAAAGTTCTGGTGGTGGATGATGATGAGGATGTGCTGGCAGTGACCAAATTGGTGTTCTCATCCTTTCGCTATGAAGATCGTCCTGTGGATGTAATGACGGCTACTTCAGTCAAAGCGGCGATGCAGATACTTGAAGAACACGCCGATATAGCCGTAGCTTTTATCGATGTGGTGATGGAGTCAGATCATGCGGGCCTGGATTTGGTGCGCGAAATTCGTGAGGGGCAGCGTAATGATGAAATCCAGTTGATATTGCGAACCGGTCAGCCGGGCTATGCCCCAGAAATGAAAGTGATTTTGGAGTACGGTATTAACGATTATCGTACTAAAACGGAATTGGATAATGTGAAGTTGCTGTCCTGCCTGGTGGCGGGTTTACGCAACCACAAAAACATTGTCGGGGCTCGTCGAGCAGCATCCCGTGAAGCGATTGCTTCTGAATTAAATGAGGCAAAAAGCCTGTTTTTTGCCCAGATGAGCCATGATCTGCGTACGCCGTTGAATAGCATATTGGGGTTCTGTCAGTTATTGGAGCTGACTGATCTGAATGCTGAACAGGCGGAGCAAGTGAAGTTGATCGGCAGCTCTGGAAAGCATTTGTTGGCTCTGGTGAATGATATTCTTGATCTGTCTAAAGGTGAGGCGGGTAAGATCCAGTTGGAGCATATAGGCTTTTCACTTCATGAATTGGTGCGTGAAACGGCAAAGCTTTTAAAGAATCAGGCAAAAGAGGGAGTGGCTTTCGAATGTGATTTGGATGCGTCAGTGCCTGATTGGGTGTTGGGTGATCCTGTAAGGGTGCGTCAAATACTTCATAACCTGTTGAGCAATGCCCTTAAATTCACCAAACAAGGGTTCGTGAAATTGCTTGTAGAGCCTGTTTCGGATCAGCAGGTTCAATTTACGGTTACCGATACCGGAATGGGGATTCCCAGCGATCAGCTCAGTGCGTTGTTTTCAGCCTATGAACAGGCCGATGCGTCGGTCAACCGTTCTCATGGTGGCACTGGTTTGGGTCTATCCATATGCAAGCAGCTCGCGGAACTGATGCAGGGTTCGGTGACGGTTAACAGCGCAGAGGGCAAGGGTTCTACTTTTACGGTGGTGCTCATGCTTCCACCGGCGCCTGAGCATGAGGAGGCTCCCGTGCAGGCTGTTGCTGCCGTACGCAAACACCATTACGCACGCATTCTGGTGGTGGATGACGATAAGGTAAACCGAATGGTTTTGCAGAAAATGCTGGAGCGGCGTGGGTTGGCGGTGCAGTGTGCAAACAGCGGGGAGCAAGCGTTGGAGCTGGCTCATGCCAGCTCGTTCGATATGGTGTTGATGGATTTTCAGATGCCTGGTATTGGTGGGGCCGAAGCCGCCCGCCGCATGCGGCAGATTAAGCGCTATTCAAAGGTGCCCATTGTGGCACTAAGCGGCAGTGGGGAAGAGGATATGGCCATGTGTTTCAGTGTCGGCATGAATGATTTCATGAGTAAACCAGTAGACATGGATGAGCTGGGGGAGATGGTCTACAAATGGTTGGGTTTTCGTACCATGCTGCAATAG
- a CDS encoding YfiR family protein yields MWQRKAINQCVGVVVLGASLNLARVVLFYAMPLSAYAAQSIDFSAYNKLQAAYIYKIASLVSWPQGIEASSFTICVLDADGVLSGALRRATSDRTIKNIPISVIRLGVDDLNTSSFSSKDCHMVYINQDVTVAEEEYGPAFEELGRDVLWVASPLVNSPSVSLFDLVLEEDKIVIYINTERMAASHFVVASPLLYFAKPR; encoded by the coding sequence TTGTGGCAAAGGAAGGCGATTAATCAATGCGTTGGCGTTGTGGTTCTGGGTGCAAGCCTGAATCTGGCCCGAGTTGTGTTGTTCTATGCCATGCCACTTTCGGCTTATGCCGCGCAATCCATTGATTTTTCTGCTTATAACAAATTACAAGCAGCTTACATATATAAGATCGCCAGTTTGGTTAGCTGGCCCCAAGGTATTGAGGCATCTTCGTTCACCATCTGTGTTCTCGATGCGGATGGTGTGCTGAGTGGCGCGCTGAGGCGGGCGACATCGGATCGTACGATCAAAAACATCCCCATATCGGTTATCAGGCTGGGTGTAGATGACTTGAACACATCATCCTTCAGTAGCAAAGATTGCCATATGGTTTATATAAATCAGGATGTTACGGTTGCTGAGGAGGAATACGGTCCGGCATTTGAGGAGTTGGGGCGCGACGTGCTTTGGGTGGCGTCCCCTTTGGTTAACTCTCCATCTGTTTCACTGTTCGATCTAGTGCTGGAGGAAGACAAGATCGTAATTTATATAAACACGGAGCGGATGGCTGCCAGTCACTTTGTGGTTGCCTCGCCCCTACTGTATTTTGCCAAGCCAAGGTGA